CGATGCTGCCGGCTTTGTCGCGCGACGTCGCGCTCTCGATCGTGCCGAAAGTCGTCTCCGACATCCCGAAGCCGGTCACGATGCGCACGCCGAAGCGCGCCTCGAAGGCGCGGTTGGCCGGCGGCTCCAGCGCGGGCGCGGCGTAGATCGTGCGCAGCGAGCCCGGCACGAACAGATCGTCCGGCTGTTTGGCGAGGATCGCGAGCATGGCGCCGATCAGGTTGACCTCGGTGACGTCGAGCTCGGCCGCGTCACGCCAGAACGTCGAGGCGCGGAACTTCTCGCCGACGTGCATCGGGTAGCCGCTGGCGAGCGCCGTCATCAGCGAATACGCCTCGGCGTTGATGTGGAAGAAGGGCAGCACGCACCACAGGCGCTGTGGGCCTTCCAGGCGCAGCCACGTCGGCATCGACTGACCGGCGCCGGCGTACGCGAGGTGGCGAACCTGCGCGCCCTTCGGACGGCTGGTCGTGCCCGACGTATAGACGATGGCCGCGACGTCGTCGGGCGAGACTGCGGCCGGGGCGATCGGATCGGCTCCCGCGCCGATGAGCCCCAGCCCGAGCGCGGCGTCCAGACCCGCCAGCGGGATCGTCGTGCCGAGCGCGCCACCGCCGTAGCCGAGAGCGTCGTCGCCCGCGGCGAGCAGCACCATCGACGGGCGCAGATCGTCGAGCAGATACGCGAACTCGGGCTCGGTGAGGGCGGGATTGGTGGCCGCCGGGATCGCCCCGGCGTGGATGGCGCCCAGCCACGCTTCGATGGTCGCGATCGTGTTGGCGCCGCGAATCAGGATGCGCTGGCCCGGGACGACGCCGTGGTTGCGCAACCAGCCGGCGATGCGCGCGGTCCGGTCCGCCGTTTGCGCGAACGTACGCGCGTCGGCGGCGGTGCTCAGGAACGGCGCGGACCCGAACCGCTCGGCGGCCGCCGCCACGAGTCCGGAAACCGTGAGCGGGGCATTTTGTATCCTGGAATCCAAGATGCCCTCGGGTTCGGCAGGGCCAGGAAGTTGACCCTCTCAACGGACGAATGCGCGGCGCCGAGGGGAAAGCCCTTGGCCCGGCGCACGGAGCCGGCGATGCGAACCGTGCTGGTCGCGGGCGCCGCGGGCGGGGTCGGCGAGGGGATCGTCCGACAAGTGCTGTTGCGCTGCCCCGAGCTGGTGCTGATCGCGACGTCGCGCTCGCAAGCGCGGCTGGACGCGCTGCGCGAGCGACTGGGGCCGGTCGACCTCACGCGGCTGCGCACGCTCGTCGGCGACGTCGCCACCGCGCAGCGCGCCGAGGCGCTTGACGCACAGATCGCGCACGAGTTCGGCCCGCTCGACGTCGCGATCGCCTCGCTCGGCGGCTGGTGGGAAGGCGGGCCGTTCTTGGACGTCGATCCGCCGACGTGGGACGCGGTGATGCACGAGATGCTCGGCACGCACGTCCACTTCGCGCAGACGTTCGTGCCGCGCTTGGCACGGCGCCCGGGCAGCATGTATCTCGGCATCGGCGGCGGCGCCGCGATCACGCCGGTGCCGAATGCCGGCCTCGTCTCGATCGCCGGCGCGGCGCAGGCGATGCTCACCCGCGTGCTGGCGGCCGAGATGACGGACGTGCGGATCGTCGAGCTGATCGCGAACGGCCCGGTGCGCACCTACGAGTCTCCGCCCGACGCACCGGCGGATTGGATCAGCGCCGACGACGTCGGCGCCGTCGTGGCCGCGCTCGTCGCGGGGGACACACCGAGCTGGCCCGCGCTGCGCAAGCGGGGCCCGCTCGTGATTATGGATCCCCTCGCAGATCGTCGCCGATGACGGCGACGGTGGTGCGCCCGCGGAATCCGCACCGTTCCGCTCGCCGTATCGCTCTGCGGTCGACCGGACATTCGGCGTGGCGGAAGCGCCCCGACATGGGTATCTCTCACCGAGACGGCAGCTCGCCGGAGGAGGATCCATGGATCGGTCGGATGTTCAGCGTGCGGCGCAAGGGATGATGCGCGTTTCCGGGTCGATGGTGCGCGCGCAAATCGACGCACGCGCGGAGTTGTTCGGCAAACAGCTGACCGCGGTCGGCGCCGAGCTGCGGCGCGTCTCCGCGGACATGCGGCAGAATCCGAACGTGCCGGGTGGCGCCGAGCTGACGGCGCGCGGCGCCGAGCTGGCCGAACGCGCGGGCGCGTACTTCGAGGCCGCCGACAGCGAGCGGATGATCGCGGATGCCGAGCACTTCACGCGCAAGCGTCCGCTGGTCGCGGCCGCGGCGGCGGCCGCCGTCGGCTTCGCGGCCTCGCGCATCCTCAAAGCGGCCGCGACCCGCCGTTATCACGAATCGACCGAAGGAGCCCGCTGACATGGATGCCGAGACGCTGAAGGACGAGATCCCCGAGCAGAGCTACGCCGGGATTCGCGGACGGATCGAAACGGTGCGTGGCACGATCGTCACGGCGATGCGCGGAGCGAGCGGTACGGTGACGAGCACCGTCTCGGACGCGGGCACACGCGTCACCCGTGCGCGCGACGAAGCCTCGCAGCGCGGTCGAAAGATGGCGCAAGCCGTCGCCGAGAATCCCCTCGGCATCACGCTCGGGGCGCTGGCCATCGGGTTCCTGGTCGGCCTGCTGATCCCGGTCACGGAGATCGAACGCGAGCGGGTCGGCAAACCCGTGCGCGACGCGGCCACGCAGCGCACGCACGCGGTCATGGAGAACGCGGTCGAAGCCGCGCGCGAGATCGTGCGCGACACGCTACAAGCCGCGCGCTCGTCAGCGCAGGCGCACGGCGCGACGATGGCGCGCCAAGCGTTGGACGGCGCGCCGTTCGCCGCCGGGGACGTCAAAGAGGTCTGAGCGTTACCAGCGCTTGAAGGCGCGTTCCGCGAGCTCGCGCTCGAGTTGGTCGGTCATGACCGCGCCGGCCAGCGAGTTGTCCTCGCGGTGCGTCAGGCGCGTCCAGGCCTGGGAAACGGTGTGGGCGGCGGTGCGAAACGCGTCGCCGATCGAAGCCGTGCGATCGCGGCGAATCGTCTGTTGCATGGTGCAAGCGTAGCAGGGTTCACCTGGCCGCGCAGTGAGGATAGTCGTTATCGGCCACGCCGATCAAGGACGATTCTTGCGCCCGCGACGCATCGTGGCTGAAAGCATCTGCGTGCCGATCAGCCTTCGCCCAGGCTGATCCGGCCCCAGAGCTGCGCCGAGTCACCAGCCGGCGGCTTGCCCAACGTCATGTGCCGCAGACGCCGGCTCGCAGCGAACCCCCGGGCGGCCAGGAGCTCCGGGCCGGCCGCGTTCGTCGACGGGAGATGAATGCGGCGGGGCGCGCCGGATCGCAACGCCAGGGCCGCGTCGATGACGGCTTCGGCCGCTTGGGGGTTCGGGGCCGCGATCGGGCCGATCAGATCGTGGGGCCGAGCCATCGCGAACGCGCCGCCGCCTCCGACAAAAGCCACCGTTTCCGGCTCTTCGATCAAGGAAGCGAGCCGCCAGCCGCGATCGGCGCCGAACGCGCGCCGGTCGAGCGCCGTCATCGCGTCGAGGTCGGCGCTCGTCGCGCGGCGCACGGTGCCGTCGGGCGTTCCCACCGGATGCGCCTCACCGGCATATACCACCGTCTCGCCGTCGTCGACGAAGCCGAACGATGCATAGAGCGGCGCGCCCATCGCCGTCGCGTCGAGCCGCCACGGCAACCGGCGCGCTTCGCCCCACGCCAACATCGCCGCGAACAGTGCGCGCGCGATGCCACGCCGGTGCATCGCGGGATCGACGCCCATCATCGAGACGTACGCGACCGTCTCGTAGTCGATCGCGAACACGCAGCCGACCGGGGCTGCGCCGTCGTCGGCGACGAACGAGGCGACCTGCGGCGCGCGCAGGTACGACGCCAGCCGATCGACCCACGACGAGGGACGGCCGTACGCCGCCTGCAGCACGCGGTCGAGCGGCGCGACGTCCGCCGGCCGCAGCTCGCGAATCTGCATGCGGCAGCTCAGATGAGCGAGATGGTTTCTTTCGGCCGCGGACGCGCCGCGATCGCCGCGTCGAGCTGCCGCGCCAAGCGATCGATGATCGGGTCGTCGATCTCCTCGACGCGGCCCGAGTCGGCCAGCGCGACCAGGTTCGGATCGATCGGCATACGCGCGAACACCGGCGCCTGCGCCAGCTCCGCGACCTGATCGGCGTACGAGGGCCCGAAGACCTCGTAGCGTTTCCCGGTGTCGGGCGCGACGAAGTACGACATGTTCTCGACCACGCCGACGATCGGTTTCTTCAACTGGTGCACGAGGTTCGCGGCCTTGCGCACGATCATCGTCGCCAGCTTCTGCGGCATCGTGACCAGCACGATCCCGTCGACGGCCAGCGACTGCAGCACCGTCAGCGGCGCGTCCGACGTCCCCGGCGGCAGGTCGATCAGCAGATAGTCGAGATCGCTCCACAGCGCCTGCTCGTAGAACTGGCGGATCACGCCGGAGAGGATCGGGCCGCGCCAGATCATCGCCGTGTCTTCCTTGTCCGTGAGCAGGTTCGAGCTGACGACTTCGATCGCCGAGCGCGTCACGGCCGGCACCATCAACGGCTTGGGCTGCTGGCCGGGCGGCGTCGAGGGGTCGGACTCGAGCAGCAGCGGTTCGGTCAGCCCGAACAACCGCGGGATCGACGGCCCCGTTATGTCGGCATCCAGAATGCCGACTTTCTTGCCCATGCGCCGCAGGCCGACCGCGAACAGCGCCGTCGTCAGCGACTTGCCGACGCCGCCCTTGCCCGACATGACCGGGACCACCGCGCCGAACTTCGCGCGGCGGGTGAACTCCCCGGGCGCGCGCCGCTGCGGGGTGCGGTCCTCGTTGGCGATGGTCGGAATGCGACCGGAAAGGCGGGCCTGCGTGAGCGCCGCGACGATCGGCTCGACGCGCAGCCCGTGGGCGTTCGCGCCTTGGCCGATCGTCTCGTACTTGTTGACGCCGCAGCCCGCGCAGTGCAGGCCGAACTGCGTGAGCACGTCTTCCGCGATGGGGAAGGCCGCGACCAGCTCGCTGATGTTGGTGTTCGGGGTGATCTCGATCGATGCGGTCATAGGGAAGCGGGAGGTCCAATCTCGGATGGCGGAAGCGCGAGGGAAGCTCCTCGCTCCAAGACCCGCTTGCGGAGGACGATGGTTGACGCGCTGATCGTGGGCGGCGGCCCGGCAGGCCTGGCAGCCGCCCTCTACCTCGTCGAGGCCGGCCGCAGTCCGGTCGTCTTGGAGAAGCGACCGGTTCTGGGCGGCAAGCTCTCGTCCTGGCGCGACGCCGACGGTGACGTCCTCGAGACGGGGTTGCACGCCTTCTTCGGCGGCTACGCGCGGCTCCATGCGCTGTTGGCCAAAGTCGGAATCGCCGACCGCGTCCGGTGGCAGCCGCACACGCTGACCTGGGCGATGCCGCCGCACTTCTCGCCGCGCTGGAACGGCCAGGCCGTCTACGAGGAGTTCCGCTTCGTCGACGCGCCCTCGCCGTTCAACGGCATCGGCGCCGTGCTCAACGCGCGCTACGTCTTCAACGCGTGGGAGAAGGTGCTGTTCGCGAGCGGCACGCTGCCCGTTCTGCTGCGCGATCACCGCTACGCCGAGCGCCAGGACGATCTGAGCTACGCGCAGTGGCACCGCAAGCGCGGGATGTCCGAGCACATGCTGCGCACGTTCTTCGCGCCGATGGCCCTGGCGCTCAACTTCACCCCCGTCGAGGCGATCTCCGCGACGGCGATGCTGCGCGTCATGGCCTACTTCGCCTCGACCCGCAACGCCAGCCGCGCGGGCTTTCTCGACGGACCGCCCGGACCGCGCTTCGTCGACCCGCTTGCCGACCACGTCCGCCGCGGCGGCGCGACCGTCGAGACCAGCGCGGGCGTGGCCGAGCTGCTGTTCTCCGGCGATCGCTGCACCGGCGTGCGCACCCGCGACGGGCGCACGATCGAGGCCGAGCAGGTCGTGCTGGCGACGCCCATCCACGACGCGCGCCGCCTACTCCCGACCGATCTGTTGCGCGCGCCCGCACTGCGCGGCGTCGCGACGCTCGAGAGCGCGCCGGTCATCAACGCGCACCTGTGGTTCGACCGGCCGGTCTCGCCGTTCACCAACCTGATGTTCGCGCCGGGAACGATTCTGAGCGTGCACGCGGACCTCGGGCAGGCCTCGCCGGGCTACGGCTGGCGCGACCGCTCCTTCATCGAAGCGTGCGTCGCGCCGGCCGACGAGCTGATCGCGCAGGACGACGAGACGGTGATCGCGCGCGTGCTGGACGATCTGGGCAGGCTCTATCCGGCGGCGACGCGCGAGCGACTGGTCAAGGCGAAGCTCGTCCGCGTTCCGCGCAGCGTCTACCGCGCCAGTCCGGGCGCGGAACGGCTGCGGCCCGGTGTCCGCACGCCGGTGCGCAACCTGTTCCTGGCCGGCTGTTACGTCGACACCCAGTTCCCGGCCAGCGTCGAGGGCGCGGTGCGCAGCGCCCGCATGGCGGTCGACGCGTTGCTGGCGGAGTCGCATGCGCGCGCGTGAGGTCGATCCGGTCGACGCGTGCCGCGCCATCGCGCGCCGGCACTCGAAGACGTTCTACTGGAGCTCGCTGTTCCTGCCGGCCGTCCGCCGGCGCGCGGTGTGGGCCGTCTACGCGTTCTGCCGCCGGGCCGACGACATCGTCGACGACGACGCGCCGGTCGCGCAGCGCGAGGCCGCGCTCGACCGGTGGGAGCGCGCGGCGCGCGACGCCTTCGCCGGCCGACCGAACGAAGATCCGGTCCTGATCGCGCTGGCGGGCGCGGTCGCGCGCTTCGGCGTGCCGCTGGCGCCGGCGCTGGCGCTCCTGCGCGGCGCGCGCCAGGATCTGCGCATCCAGCGCTACGCGTCCTACGAGGACTTGCGCGAGTACTGCGATCTGGTCGCCGCCACCGTCGGGCAGCTGGTGCTGCCGATCCTGGGCGCGCGCGACCCGCGTGCCGAGCGCTATGCGACGGCACTGGGACGGGCGATGCAGATGACGAACATCCTGCGCGATGTCGGTGAAGACGCCCGCCTGGGCCGCGTGTACCTGCCCGCCGAGGACCTGCGACGGTTCGGATACTCCGAGGAGGCGATCTTCGCCCATGCGCTCGACGATCGGTTCGTCGCGCTGATGCGGTTCGAGATCGCGCGCGTGCGCGAGCTGTACGCGCAGGCCGAGCCGGGCGTCGCGATGCTCGAGCCCTCCTCGCGCTTCACCGTCGGCGTCGCGCTCTCGCTCTACCGCGCGATCCTCGAGCGCATCGAGGCCAACGGCTACGACGTCTTCGGCCGGCGCGCCTACGTGCCGCTGCGCGGCAAGCTGCTCGGCGCGCTGAGCATCGCGCTGGCCCGATGAGCGAACGCCCCGTGCGCGAACCGCATGCGATCCGAATCGTCGAAGACCGCTGGACGACGTTCCGCCACGTCATCGAGGCGGTCGCCATCATCGCGGCCGGGTTGTGGGCGTTCTACACGTTCGTCTACCAAGAGAAGATCAAGCCCGCCGGCGAGCCGGCCGCGCTCGACCCCACCATCCTCGTGCAACGGGTCGGCCACGACGCCAAGCGCGAAGTGCTCCGGGTGACCGTGCAGTGGCGCAACACCGGCCAAACGGAGATCGACATCGCCGCCGACGGGTGGAACCTGTACGGTGAGCGCTACGGCCCGCGCCCCGTTCACCATACCGTCGATCAGGACGGGAACCTGCGCGACGAGACGAACGCGCTGCCGATCGTCTCGCGAACGCTGCTGCGCGCGTACGGCCAACTGCGCGACGCCGCGGTCGGCGGGCTCACCGGCGACCATATCGTGATCGAGCCGGGGACGACGACGACGTACGACGACCCGGGCGGCGACGTGATCGTCCCGCGCGGACGCTACGACGTCATCGACGCCGAGATCATCGGCGTTCCGGTCAAGACGCCGGTTCGCCGCAAGGTGCACATCACGATGACGCGCAGCTCGCGGGGCGGCGTCTGGTTTCGGTCCAACGAGGTGACCTCTTCGGACACGCGGTCGAGCACGTCCCTGATTCCTTAGACGGGCGAAACGGCGGCGGCGCCGCCGACCAGCGTCTCGTAGGCGGCTCGCAGCGTGGCGGCGGTGACGGCCAGACCGAGCTGTTCGTCGGCGGTTCGTTCGACCGAGTGGCGCTCGCGCACGCCGTCGCGGCCCAGCGCGCACGGGAGCTCGAGCACGACGTCGCCGACCGCGTACGATCGCGGCGCGGTGGCGCAGACCTCTTGGACCTCGCCGCGATCGCTCAGAATGGCCGCGACCACCTGCACGACCCGGTCGGCTTGGTCGCGGCGCGGGCCGCCGACACCGACGATGCGTTCGCTCGAGCGGGTGGAGACGTCGATCGCGATGCGCGTCGTCAGCGCGGCCGGCGGGGACGCGATCACCAGCACGGCGTGCGGCACCGCTTCGTCCAGGCGGCGCACCACCCAGGCGACCGACGGCGCGTTGCGCGCGGCGGCGGCGACCAAGTTCTCGGCGTCGAGCGCGAACGATCCGGTCGCCAGCACGACGACGTCGGCGTTGACCCGGGCGGCGTCGGCCGGCTCGACGACGGCGACCCGTATGGGGAGCGCCGCGAGGGCGGTCTGAAATGAGGCGGCGACGCAACCGTGGCCGACGACTGCGACGCGAGCGGGCTGGGGGGTCATTTCACGGGAGGATCGCACGGCGCGCTGTCCGCGCGCTTACGAATCGGGCGATGTCTCGCGCGAGAAGGCGAACGCGAGCGCCGAGAGCGCCGCGATCGCGAGCCAACCGATCAAGCCTTCGGGGACCGGTCCGCTCGTCGCGGCCGGCACGTGTGGCGTATTCGAGTCAGTCGCGAGCTGGAAGACGTAGGCCGCCACGTCGTTGAGGTCCGCGTCGCTGAGCTGCTGGGTGGTGAAGGGCGGCATCTCGTCGGGGCCGATGCGAATCGCCTCGGCGACCTGCGTGATGCTGG
The Candidatus Sulfotelmatobacter sp. genome window above contains:
- a CDS encoding AMP-binding protein translates to MAAAAERFGSAPFLSTAADARTFAQTADRTARIAGWLRNHGVVPGQRILIRGANTIATIEAWLGAIHAGAIPAATNPALTEPEFAYLLDDLRPSMVLLAAGDDALGYGGGALGTTIPLAGLDAALGLGLIGAGADPIAPAAVSPDDVAAIVYTSGTTSRPKGAQVRHLAYAGAGQSMPTWLRLEGPQRLWCVLPFFHINAEAYSLMTALASGYPMHVGEKFRASTFWRDAAELDVTEVNLIGAMLAILAKQPDDLFVPGSLRTIYAAPALEPPANRAFEARFGVRIVTGFGMSETTFGTIESATSRDKAGSIGRARQHPTGVIENELRIVTPAGAVARNGEVGELQFRNPAMTPGYWNAPEISARTLADGWLHTGDAGFVDPDGDVILVGRYKEMIRRRGENIAPREVEDVLELHPAVREAAVIGVPSSLSEEDVVACVILEPDGTADEETLRAWCAERLAPFKVPLRVVFRDAFPLTPTMRVAKDRLRAEILPLLAQGAPT
- a CDS encoding SDR family oxidoreductase; its protein translation is MRTVLVAGAAGGVGEGIVRQVLLRCPELVLIATSRSQARLDALRERLGPVDLTRLRTLVGDVATAQRAEALDAQIAHEFGPLDVAIASLGGWWEGGPFLDVDPPTWDAVMHEMLGTHVHFAQTFVPRLARRPGSMYLGIGGGAAITPVPNAGLVSIAGAAQAMLTRVLAAEMTDVRIVELIANGPVRTYESPPDAPADWISADDVGAVVAALVAGDTPSWPALRKRGPLVIMDPLADRRR
- a CDS encoding GNAT family N-acetyltransferase, translated to MQIRELRPADVAPLDRVLQAAYGRPSSWVDRLASYLRAPQVASFVADDGAAPVGCVFAIDYETVAYVSMMGVDPAMHRRGIARALFAAMLAWGEARRLPWRLDATAMGAPLYASFGFVDDGETVVYAGEAHPVGTPDGTVRRATSADLDAMTALDRRAFGADRGWRLASLIEEPETVAFVGGGGAFAMARPHDLIGPIAAPNPQAAEAVIDAALALRSGAPRRIHLPSTNAAGPELLAARGFAASRRLRHMTLGKPPAGDSAQLWGRISLGEG
- a CDS encoding P-loop NTPase; translated protein: MTASIEITPNTNISELVAAFPIAEDVLTQFGLHCAGCGVNKYETIGQGANAHGLRVEPIVAALTQARLSGRIPTIANEDRTPQRRAPGEFTRRAKFGAVVPVMSGKGGVGKSLTTALFAVGLRRMGKKVGILDADITGPSIPRLFGLTEPLLLESDPSTPPGQQPKPLMVPAVTRSAIEVVSSNLLTDKEDTAMIWRGPILSGVIRQFYEQALWSDLDYLLIDLPPGTSDAPLTVLQSLAVDGIVLVTMPQKLATMIVRKAANLVHQLKKPIVGVVENMSYFVAPDTGKRYEVFGPSYADQVAELAQAPVFARMPIDPNLVALADSGRVEEIDDPIIDRLARQLDAAIAARPRPKETISLI
- a CDS encoding FAD-dependent oxidoreductase, producing MVDALIVGGGPAGLAAALYLVEAGRSPVVLEKRPVLGGKLSSWRDADGDVLETGLHAFFGGYARLHALLAKVGIADRVRWQPHTLTWAMPPHFSPRWNGQAVYEEFRFVDAPSPFNGIGAVLNARYVFNAWEKVLFASGTLPVLLRDHRYAERQDDLSYAQWHRKRGMSEHMLRTFFAPMALALNFTPVEAISATAMLRVMAYFASTRNASRAGFLDGPPGPRFVDPLADHVRRGGATVETSAGVAELLFSGDRCTGVRTRDGRTIEAEQVVLATPIHDARRLLPTDLLRAPALRGVATLESAPVINAHLWFDRPVSPFTNLMFAPGTILSVHADLGQASPGYGWRDRSFIEACVAPADELIAQDDETVIARVLDDLGRLYPAATRERLVKAKLVRVPRSVYRASPGAERLRPGVRTPVRNLFLAGCYVDTQFPASVEGAVRSARMAVDALLAESHARA
- a CDS encoding squalene/phytoene synthase family protein, which codes for MRAREVDPVDACRAIARRHSKTFYWSSLFLPAVRRRAVWAVYAFCRRADDIVDDDAPVAQREAALDRWERAARDAFAGRPNEDPVLIALAGAVARFGVPLAPALALLRGARQDLRIQRYASYEDLREYCDLVAATVGQLVLPILGARDPRAERYATALGRAMQMTNILRDVGEDARLGRVYLPAEDLRRFGYSEEAIFAHALDDRFVALMRFEIARVRELYAQAEPGVAMLEPSSRFTVGVALSLYRAILERIEANGYDVFGRRAYVPLRGKLLGALSIALAR